The genomic interval AGCACTAAATAGTGAACTACTATTAATAAGCACTTTTATCATTTTAAACTACTAATTAACAATTGTCAAATGTAAACGCATTTATTGTAAAAACGGAAAGATGAGAGTTTACTTTTTCATTACCCTCCACTTACTGGTGGTATCAAGGCAACAACATCACCTGAATGAATGATATCATCATCTAATGCATATTCTTCATTCACTGCTACCATCACATGGTTTAATGTTCCTAACTCATATTTTGTACCGACTAAATCTTTTAACTCCTCTACCGTCATTGGAGAACGATCAATTTCTAAGCTTTCTTGGCCGGCTTTTTCTTGTAAATGCGCAAACAATAAAACTTTTATCATAGTTCACATTCCTTTCAATGGTTTTCCTTCTGGATATGGTATTTTTTCTAATTGATCACCGATCCATGATTCACCGTCTTCCCAGATCTCTTTTTTCCAGATTGGAACAATTTGTTTGATCCGTTCGATTGCATATTCATTCGCCTCATAAGCATCTTTACGATGAGGAGTGGAAACCGCAATAACAACAGCAATTTCAGAGATTGCTAATTTGCCGACTCGGTGTGTTATCGCTACCTTCGCATCCTTCCATTTTTCGTTTATTTCTTTACCAATCTGTTCCAGCATTTTTACAGCCATCTTTTCATACGCTTGGTATTCTAGCGATAATGTTCTCTTACCATACGTAAATTCTCGAACAGTTCCAACAAAAGTAGTAACTGCTCCAGCTTCATTTCGGATGACTTTTTTTGTTATAGCTTCTATTGATATTGGTTTATTTACAATCTCAAACAACGACTTATCCAATTACATCACCTACTTTATTTAGTAATAAACAATCAATACTTTCCTTTGAATCATTAAAGACTTTGTATCGTTTCGTCAGCTCTAAAGGAAGATTTATATTAGTAACGATACAGTAAATGTTATGAACATTATTTAATATCGGTAAATCTTCAATCGACCTAATAAGGACAACTTTTGGATAGAGGGCAGACTTAAACCCTTCGATAATTATGATGTCTAAATCTATCAGATTATAAAATGATATCAACTGTTGTAAGGATAAGGATAATTTTTCAGAGGTAAGCACAAATGACCCATTTCCTTCTACAAGTGAAACATATGCACCTGCCTGACGATGCTTTCCTGTATCCTTATCCTGATCTTTAAACTCAAGCGCTTGGGCATGACCATGATGTTTAATTGTTCCAACTTTTAAATTTTGCTTAACAGCCGCCTTGATATAATCGACCACAAAGCTCGTTTTTCCGCTATTTTGATAACCAACTACTTGAAAGACTCTGCCCATGATGTCTCACTTCCTGTTTGATCCTCGATTAGCAACACATCAACCATATCCCCCATTTGATAGCCTCTAGATCCACCAGGCAAAACGATAAATACATTTGCATCTGCAAGTGATGTAACAACATTTGATTTATCTAATCCAACAGGCGAAACTGAGATTTTCCCATCAGAAAATGTAAGCTGCCCTCTAACAAATCTAGTAAACGGATTTGGTTTTAAAAAGTCTTTTCCTAAAACAGCTTTTATTTTCTGTAAATGCGGGCGCTCATTATGTAAAAATGTGCGCACGATTGGTCTGACAAATAATTCAAAACCAACATAACACGCAGATGGATTCCCAGAAAGACCAAATAATAATTTTCCGTTTACCTCTGCAACTGTTGTAACACTTCCTGGTCGCATCGCCACTTTATTAAATAAAACATTCGCACCCAATCGTTTGTAAATTTCCGGTAAATAATCATAATCCCCAACTGATACGCCACCAGTTGTGATTAGAAAATCAACGCTTCGAAGTGCATTCTGTACTGCAAGAAAACATTCATCAAGGTTGTCCATTAACTTTCCAAAATAGATTGGTTTCGCTCCGCCTCTACGACATTGTGCCTCAATCATAAATGAATTACTATTTCTAATTTTTCCAGGCACTAACGTTTCCCTTACATCTAAAAGCTCACTGCCTGTCGCAATAATTCCAATACGAGGTTTATAAACAACAGGTACTGTATCATAACCAAAGGTTGCAAGTAACGCGACGATTCCCGGGGTAATATAAGCACCTTTTTTCACCAACGTACTGCCTTTTAGTGTATCTTCACCAGCAAAAGAAATATTATCCCCTTTTTTAAATGGTCTTTTGATAGACATGAACACCTTATCATTTCTCTTGGACACTTTTGTCAATTCTAACATCACAACAGCATCACAGCCATTAGGTATTTGCGCACCAGTCATAATTCTAATCGCTTGCCTTTCTCCTAATAAATGATCACTTACATAACCTGCCCCGATTTCGTCAATGACTTCAAATTCAACTGGAAGATCAGCACTTGCAGAGATTGTATCAATTGAACGAATAGCAAATCCATCATATGGAGAGCGGTCAAATGGAGGTACAGCATGATCTGCAACTAAATCTACCGCTAAGAATCTTCCGTAACTTTCTTGTAAAGCAACATGTTCAATTTGTCCAACCCTTGAAAAACCCAATACCTTTTCAATTGCATCCTTTACCGCAATTGGTTTCCTCTTCTCCACCATAAAACCACCCAATCTTCATGATTCTTGTAATGTGTATTCATTTAATAATCTGTTTTATTTTCATCTATTCCTAATTGTAAGTAATCCTTTTGTGAATTAATATTAGAAAAGCTTTTTAGATCGACATCGATATCATTTTCAGAGACATATAACACTGCGATTTTTTCAAGTAGCGAAATCATTTTATGCTCATGATTTTCAAGTTGTTTCGAAATAATCGAAAGAATTGACTTATGATAAACTCCGATTAGCGGATGAAGTTTCCCTTTTATATTTGGGATTACTGCTTTTACATTTTGATGTCTTAAATCCAGTAAGGTCTGAATCGTTTTTTCATTAATATATGGAATATCACAGGATAAAACAACAAACCATTCGGCATTTTCAATTTCCATTGCCGTATAAATTCCCGCTAATGGTCCCTTGCCTTTTACTTCTTCATTATCAGTGAATACCTGGCATAGTGAATCATCTCTAAATCGTTCAACTAAAGCTGGATGACTAATGATTAATTGTCGATCCGTTATATTTTTCATGGCATCATACGAGTGCTCCCAAAACGTGAGTTCTTTAAATTTTGCAAAAGCTTTAGGTTGTCCGAATCGCCTTGATTCTCCGCCTGCTAATAATACTCCCACTATGTTATGCAAAATGATTTTCCCCTCTCACATTCATTCTACACGTAATACTTGTAAAAGTTATACCATTTTACTTAAAAAACGCCAAGGAGATTTTAACAAAAAAGCCCTTAAATTTTTAAAAAAGCCAGTTGCCACATACGGCAACCGACTTTATTAAAGAATCGATTATTCAGCATTTTCAAGTTCAGCTAACACACGATTCACACGTTTTTCTAGCATCTTCATGCCGCTTCCACCCGCTTGGAAATGACGTAATTTTCCTTCTTTATCAAATACATAGTAAGCAGGTACATATTGATTTTCTAACGTATCCGTAAATTTATGCTCACTATCTACAAAGATCGGCTGCGTAATATCGTGTTCTGCCGCAATTTTTTTAATGTCATCAATGTTTAAATCATCTTCTGAACGAGGCATATGTACAGCGATAACATTTAATTTATCTTTATATTTATCACGGAATTCATTTACTTGAGGCATTGCCTCTTTACATAAGTGACAACTAATTGACCAGAAATGAATGAGAGTCGGCTTCTCACCAATTAGCTCCTCCCTTGTAACTTCTCCGTTTAACCATTCAGTTGCACCAGTAAGTTCAGGCATAGGTTCTCTTAATTTCATCATCTTACCTCCATATAATAAATGAGAATAATAATGGCTTTCTCGTGACTGGAATCTTTTTATCCTCATCAAGGCATTTGAGGTCAAACTCCCTTAACACTTCTCGGTATATCAAACTTAGTGGGAGAACACTTCCCATTACCCTGTCTTGGTCATTTTTTAACGTCATAGGAATTGCTGCATATATGCATAAATAAATCCAAAAAAGAATTTTTACATATGTTAAAAAAGGCTGACATTTTTCCTTTGTCAGCCGCTTTTATTAAATCCTGTCTTCAATTAATTAAAGTGTAGCTTGACCTGGCTTCCAGTTTGCAGGGCAAAGTCCGCCAGTTTGAAGTGCTTGAAGGACACGTAATGTTTCATCGACACTACGTCCAATATTGTTGTGGTTAACAACAGCATATTGTAGTTCACCTTCTGGGTTAATGATGAATAATCCACGAAGAGCAACACCCTCTTCTTCAATTAACACACCATATTCACGTGATACAACATGGTTTGTATCAGCTGCTAAAGGATATTTTAAATCTCCTAAGCCGTTGTCTTTACGATCTGTTTTAATCCATGCTAAATGAGTGTGAATTGTATCAGTAGATACACCGATTACTTCTGCATCTAAATCTTCGAATTCATCATAACGATCGCTCATTGCAGTAATTTCTGTTGGACAAACGAAAGTGAAATCCATCGGATAGAAGAAAAGTACTGTCCATTTATCGTTTTTCATGTTTTCTTCTAAACTTACTTTTCCAAATTCTTTATTCGTAAATACTGCATCCATTTCAAAGCGTGGGGCTTGTTTTCCTACCATACGTTCTGCCATTATGTATCCCTCCTAATAGTTTTCAGCCAAATTATTTGGCATTTCTAATTGAGAATGAAATAAGTCATTCTCTATACACGTCGTCCTTAATACATCGTTAATTATAGGACAAGCTTCCTTTTTAGTCAATTTTAGATAATAATTAC from Metabacillus sediminilitoris carries:
- a CDS encoding TlpA family protein disulfide reductase, which codes for MKLREPMPELTGATEWLNGEVTREELIGEKPTLIHFWSISCHLCKEAMPQVNEFRDKYKDKLNVIAVHMPRSEDDLNIDDIKKIAAEHDITQPIFVDSEHKFTDTLENQYVPAYYVFDKEGKLRHFQAGGSGMKMLEKRVNRVLAELENAE
- a CDS encoding peroxiredoxin gives rise to the protein MAERMVGKQAPRFEMDAVFTNKEFGKVSLEENMKNDKWTVLFFYPMDFTFVCPTEITAMSDRYDEFEDLDAEVIGVSTDTIHTHLAWIKTDRKDNGLGDLKYPLAADTNHVVSREYGVLIEEEGVALRGLFIINPEGELQYAVVNHNNIGRSVDETLRVLQALQTGGLCPANWKPGQATL
- a CDS encoding molybdenum cofactor guanylyltransferase, yielding MHNIVGVLLAGGESRRFGQPKAFAKFKELTFWEHSYDAMKNITDRQLIISHPALVERFRDDSLCQVFTDNEEVKGKGPLAGIYTAMEIENAEWFVVLSCDIPYINEKTIQTLLDLRHQNVKAVIPNIKGKLHPLIGVYHKSILSIISKQLENHEHKMISLLEKIAVLYVSENDIDVDLKSFSNINSQKDYLQLGIDENKTDY
- the mobB gene encoding molybdopterin-guanine dinucleotide biosynthesis protein B, which produces MGRVFQVVGYQNSGKTSFVVDYIKAAVKQNLKVGTIKHHGHAQALEFKDQDKDTGKHRQAGAYVSLVEGNGSFVLTSEKLSLSLQQLISFYNLIDLDIIIIEGFKSALYPKVVLIRSIEDLPILNNVHNIYCIVTNINLPLELTKRYKVFNDSKESIDCLLLNKVGDVIG
- a CDS encoding molybdopterin molybdotransferase MoeA, which translates into the protein MVEKRKPIAVKDAIEKVLGFSRVGQIEHVALQESYGRFLAVDLVADHAVPPFDRSPYDGFAIRSIDTISASADLPVEFEVIDEIGAGYVSDHLLGERQAIRIMTGAQIPNGCDAVVMLELTKVSKRNDKVFMSIKRPFKKGDNISFAGEDTLKGSTLVKKGAYITPGIVALLATFGYDTVPVVYKPRIGIIATGSELLDVRETLVPGKIRNSNSFMIEAQCRRGGAKPIYFGKLMDNLDECFLAVQNALRSVDFLITTGGVSVGDYDYLPEIYKRLGANVLFNKVAMRPGSVTTVAEVNGKLLFGLSGNPSACYVGFELFVRPIVRTFLHNERPHLQKIKAVLGKDFLKPNPFTRFVRGQLTFSDGKISVSPVGLDKSNVVTSLADANVFIVLPGGSRGYQMGDMVDVLLIEDQTGSETSWAESFK
- the moaD gene encoding molybdopterin converting factor subunit 1, with the translated sequence MIKVLLFAHLQEKAGQESLEIDRSPMTVEELKDLVGTKYELGTLNHVMVAVNEEYALDDDIIHSGDVVALIPPVSGG
- a CDS encoding molybdenum cofactor biosynthesis protein MoaE, whose protein sequence is MDKSLFEIVNKPISIEAITKKVIRNEAGAVTTFVGTVREFTYGKRTLSLEYQAYEKMAVKMLEQIGKEINEKWKDAKVAITHRVGKLAISEIAVVIAVSTPHRKDAYEANEYAIERIKQIVPIWKKEIWEDGESWIGDQLEKIPYPEGKPLKGM